One window of the Thermodesulfovibrionales bacterium genome contains the following:
- a CDS encoding toprim domain-containing protein → MIKSHSRESHKDRKPFKVNSHGPSRGDLERALKLREVMEALYEANKNVPVIVEGKKDAVALRNLGLVGEIITLHRGNNLYEFCEDISESFHKVIILLDWDDKGEALCKTLSTNLRGLWEEFSGFREILKILCQKDIKDVEGIPKLLKNLEGDEAYRQ, encoded by the coding sequence ATGATAAAGTCTCACAGCCGTGAATCCCACAAAGACCGCAAGCCCTTCAAGGTAAACTCTCATGGCCCGTCGCGCGGCGACCTCGAACGGGCATTGAAACTGAGGGAAGTCATGGAGGCCCTTTACGAGGCGAACAAGAATGTGCCTGTTATCGTGGAGGGGAAAAAGGACGCTGTGGCCTTGAGGAACCTCGGCCTCGTCGGCGAAATAATAACCCTCCACCGGGGCAACAACCTCTACGAATTTTGTGAAGACATATCGGAGAGCTTTCACAAGGTAATCATCCTTCTCGACTGGGACGACAAGGGCGAAGCCCTCTGTAAGACCCTCAGCACGAACCTGAGGGGACTCTGGGAGGAATTCTCGGGGTTCAGAGAGATCCTGAAGATCCTCTGTCAGAAGGACATCAAGGACGTCGAAGGCATTCCGAAACTCCTGAAAAACCTCGAGGGCGATGAAGCCTATCGGCAGTAA
- a CDS encoding YraN family protein: protein MKPIGSKGEDLAVAYLKKKGYRILSRNFKAPVGEIDIIAEDGNTVVFAEVKTRRDTTFGRPFEAVDFRKREKMRKVALCYLKYSGKEMPSRFDVLSIDMDGDKSRIEHIVDAFE from the coding sequence ATGAAGCCTATCGGCAGTAAGGGGGAAGACCTCGCCGTTGCCTATCTGAAGAAGAAGGGGTACAGGATCCTTTCGAGGAACTTCAAGGCCCCTGTCGGCGAGATCGACATCATTGCCGAAGACGGGAACACCGTCGTCTTTGCCGAAGTGAAGACGAGAAGGGATACCACCTTCGGCCGTCCCTTTGAGGCGGTCGACTTCAGAAAAAGGGAGAAGATGAGGAAGGTCGCCCTCTGCTATCTCAAGTACTCGGGAAAGGAGATGCCCTCACGATTCGATGTCCTGAGCATCGATATGGATGGCGACAAAAGCAGGATCGAACATATCGTCGATGCCTTC